A genomic segment from Eremothecium gossypii ATCC 10895 chromosome III, complete sequence encodes:
- the HIR2 gene encoding Hir2p (Syntenic homolog of Saccharomyces cerevisiae YOR038C (HIR2)), with protein MKLLKYPRQLHDGQLLAGCVVGGLLVVVGRDRISAYDCGKLQAAARGELAVREVSAEVELQVEVGEDALRYVAGGEGELVVAGDRQIWAAGADWRSAGRGTRFLTVAQLAGGACVTDVKADGAGLVFVSVSGKDEVWLYATGAWERVGVVTLAAKPVTLVVDPLGELLTVVLQNRSVAVYQYNRQGAVRMHQQLPQYVQTNPLRYSITMSPQGDLLPLVNSIKNGLPSAQLLDRTAGFSVQSTLVGYVDKCKILRFSPRLYEKPNKDKPPTQYNLLASSGNEDGSVIVWNTKRTKPLLNAAKVTDTFINDVQWSRDGTGLFAISNDGYLFIFAFHEVELGRLLDDAELEKLRQSVPRLEPLPPPTPKSLAKSEAKPQQDTKPDAKSSANSVSAKTGKKKIAPTVITSTSMEFNEPSYTVPKDLKRRPKQETQTNGTTTKRPKRDVEPMDFLDTNLLIPNISFSKARLATPKVRMNFQYCNTLQQNLVMEVKNGTGSEQKPTSITLTLKDKEKDMVLFQDFTPRFVTICTCGHSFWACCTEEGIVYVYSNTGKKLLPPMIMGVPVSFLEGCGDYLLCVTSMGQLFCWNVKEGKLKFPVNTIYPLLNPSIRYSDDVLTRAENITMCTTTENGIPLVTLSNGDGYMFDPDMEIWLLINDSWWAYGSQYWDFTNTSHAGSSAAAGNDKEDKKNKYWNADAEYLIEEVKKNKKSVVNYLESKTNDEMTRKGLIRNLQRFAKTILMKEGFENLEDIVTLSHLENRLLVALKLNETNEFTKLLKVYCISLAEMGFKNRLDDVLSWLYNDGEYKVGTIANEKREELLKQILVACADIRQVQRVTTSYASALGLLDVSL; from the coding sequence ATGAAGCTGCTGAAGTACCCGAGACAGCTGCATGACGGGCAACTGCTCGCGGGCTGCGTGGTTGGCGGCCTGCTGGTGGTTGTGGGGCGAGACAGGATATCTGCGTACGACTGCGGGAAGCTgcaggcggccgcgcgggGCGAGCTGGCGGTGCGGGAGGTGAGCGCGGAGGTGGAGCTGCAGGTGGAAGTTGGGGAGGATGCGCTGCGGTACGTGGCCGGGGGCGAGGGCGAACTGGTCGTGGCGGGGGACCGGCAGATCTGGGCTGCGGGCGCTGACTGGCGGTCTGCGGGGCGGGGGACGCGGTTCCTCACGGtggcgcagctggcggGCGGGGCGTGCGTGACGGATGTGAAGGCGGACGGGGCGGGGCTGGTGTTCGTGAGCGTGAGCGGGAAGGACGAGGTGTGGTTGTATGCGACGGGCGCGTGGGAGCGCGTGGGCGTGGTGACGTTGGCGGCGAAGCCGGTGACGCTGGTGGTGGACCCGCTGGGCGAGCTGCTAACCGTGGTGCTGCAGAACCGGTCGGTCGCGGTCTACCAGTACAACCGGCAGGGCGCGGTGCGCAtgcaccagcagctgccgcagtACGTGCAGACGAACCCGCTGCGCTACAGCATCACGATGTCGCCGCAGGGGGACCTGCTTCCGCTAGTGAATTCGATCAAGAACGGGCTGCCGTcggcgcagctgctggaccgCACGGCAGGCTTTTCTGTGCAGTCTACGCTGGTGGGATACGTCGACAAGTGCAAAATACTAAGATTCTCGCCGCGTCTGTACGAGAAGCCGAATAAGGATAAGCCGCCCACGCAGTACAATCTGCTGGCGTCTTCGGGCAACGAGGACGGCAGCGTAATTGTGTGGAACACGAAGCGTACGAAGCCGCTGTTGAACGCCGCGAAGGTGACCGACACTTTCATCAACGACGTCCAGTGGTCGCGCGACGGGACCGGGCTCTTCGCGATCAGCAACGACGGGTACCTCTTCATCTTTGCGTTCCACGAGGTGGAGCTTGGGCGGCTGCTCGACGACGCCGAGCTCGAAAAGCTGCGCCAGAGCGTCCCACGGCTGGAACCGCTGCCGCCACCGACGCCGAAGTCGCTGGCCAAGAGCGAGGCGAAGCCGCAGCAGGACACCAAGCCCGATGCAAAATCGAGCGCGAACAGCGTCTCTGCCAAGACAGGCAAGAAGAAAATCGCGCCGACCGTCATCACCAGCACGTCGATGGAGTTCAACGAGCCATCGTACACTGTTCCGAAGGATCTCAAGCGGCGGCCCAAGCAGGAGACCCAAACGAACGGGACCACCACCAAGCGCCCCAAACGCGACGTCGAGCCGATGGACTTTTTGGACACCAACCTACTAATTCCTAATATATCTTTTTCGAAAGCACGGTTGGCCACTCCCAAGGTTCGCATGAACTTCCAGTACTGCAACACACTGCAGCAGAACCTGGTAATGGAGGTAAAAAACGGTACGGGCAGCGAGCAAAAGCCCACCTCAATAACGTTGACGTTAAAAGACAAGGAGAAGGACATGGTCCTGTTCCAGGACTTCACCCCGCGGTTCGTCACCATCTGCACATGTGGTCATTCCTTTTGGGCCTGCTGCACCGAGGAAGGCATCGTGTATGTCTATTCGAATACCGGCAAGAAGTTGCTGCCCCCTATGATTATGGGCGTGCCGGTAAGTTTCCTGGAGGGCTGCGGGGACTATCTTCTCTGTGTTACAAGCATGGGGCAATTATTCTGCTGGAACGTTAAAGAGGGCAAACTTAAGTTCCCCGTGAACACCATATATCCGCTACTAAACCCCAGCATCAGATACTCAGATGACGTCCTGACCCGTGCGGAAAATATCACCATGTGCACGACTACGGAAAATGGCATTCCTCTTGTTACTCTAAGCAATGGTGACGGGTACATGTTCGACCCAGACATGGAGATATGGCTTCTCATTAACGATTCCTGGTGGGCATATGGATCCCAATACTGGGACTTTACTAATACCAGCCATGCGGGCAgctctgcagcagctggtaATGACAAGGAGGACAAGAAGAACAAATACTGGAACGCAGACGCCGAGTATCTGATCGAAGAGGTGAAGAAAAACAAAAAGAGTGTAGTAAACTACCTTGAATCGAAGACGAACGACGAAATGACCCGCAAGGGTCTGATCCGGAACCTGCAACGATTTGCAAAGACAATTCTAATGAAGGAAGGGTTCGAAAACCTGGAGGATATCGTCACGCTTTCTCATTTGGAAAATAGACTGCTGGTAGCCCTAAAACTTAACGAGACAAATGAATTTACCAAATTATTGAAAGTCTATTGCATCAGCCTAGCAGAAATGGGCTTCAAAAATAGATTGGATGATGTGCTGAGCTGGCTGTATAACGATGGAGAATACAAGGTTGGCACAATAGCTAACGAGAAGCGGGAGGAACTGCTGAAGCAGATATTGGTTGCATGTGCTGATATCCGGCAGGTCCAAAGAGTGACAACCAGTTACGCATCTGCTCTTGGTCTTCTTGATGTATCTTTATAA
- the CYC2 gene encoding oxidoreductase (Syntenic homolog of Saccharomyces cerevisiae YOR037W (CYC2)) has product MLWKSNGSFVIQRTISSMLWKRFYNSCSKANVQRRAPGRLPLVLCGVTALGAGCAAAEYHRRNYHAELSQEYFTKYKISYRKDIDIDHYLLELTPLKQQRNNIWALFGARNLWAVEIKQPEIMVVRQYTPLPLVADEDGEQLRALRDGDNGGGKLMLYIKEYGSGEVARWLRKLPKGHIVEVRGPYPEFEFPELDADTKRDREFLWGGEPAAQLPRARPFDIALFAAGTGIVTALQLLTTEDPFKGKIQLFYSCKSWGQLGPLGDLLRRCAQHDRVDLHVFESEKGESLRLGLSKISDLVSGPFPFSENAPFEQRPKAEPVLSLVCGPDDYIAFIAGPRHGLSQGPVTGLLGTKGWDNSNVYKLS; this is encoded by the coding sequence ATGCTATGGAAGTCTAACGGCAGCTTTGTAATACAGCGTACCATTTCATCCATGCTGTGGAAGAGATTCTACAACTCCTGCTCGAAGGCCAATGTCCAGCGACGGGCCCCCGGCCGTCTCCCGCTGGTTTTATGTGGCGTTACAGCGCTAGGCGCTGGGTGCGCTGCAGCGGAATACCATCGCAGGAACTACCACGCTGAGCTGTCGCAAGAATATTTTACAAAGTACAAGATATCCTATAGGAAGGACATCGATATCGACCACTACCTGCTGGAGTTGACACCCCTCAAGCAGCAGCGGAATAACATATGGGCTCTGTTTGGGGCGCGGAACCTATGGGCAGTTGAGATCAAACAGCCAGAGATTATGGTAGTGCGACAGTACACGCCACTGCCGCTCGTAGCGGACGAAGACGGCGAGCAGCTCAgggcgctgcgcgacgGCGACAATGGCGGTGGCAAGCTGATGCTCTATATCAAGGAATACGGGAGCGGGGAGGTCGCGCGTTGGCTGCGCAAGCTGCCGAAGGGCCACATTGTCGAGGTCAGAGGCCCGTACCCGGAATTTGAGTTCCCCGAGTTGGACGCAGACACAAAGCGGGACCGCGAATTCCTCTGGGGTGGCGAGCCTgcggcgcagctgccgcgcgcgcggccgtTCGACATCGCGCTGTTCGCAGCCGGCACAGGGATCGTGacggcgctgcagctgctgacGACCGAGGACCCGTTCAAGGGCAAGATCCAGCTCTTCTACTCCTGCAAAAGCTGGGGCCAACTGGGGCCTCTCGGCGATCTCCTGCGGCGCTGCGCCCAACATGACAGGGTTGATCTGCATGTCTTTGAGTCCGAGAAGGGGGAGAGCCTCCGTCTAGGGTTGTCGAAGATTTCTGATCTTGTTAGCGGTCCCTTCCCATTCTCGGAAAATGCTCCGTTTGAACAGCGCCCAAAGGCGGAGCCTGTGCTGTCATTAGTGTGCGGCCCCGATGACTACATCGCATTTATAGCGGGCCCCAGACATGGGCTTTCTCAGGGTCCCGTCACGGGCTTACTTGGCACCAAGGGTTGGGATAATTCAAATGTATATAAGCTCTCTTAG
- the PEP12 gene encoding SNAP receptor PEP12 (Syntenic homolog of Saccharomyces cerevisiae YOR036W (PEP12)) encodes MSIFSEDTQEVARYSDNPQFEEWGTDIVSNLFEMNGQLGTFQHFIKGLESNYRNGKANTMVVENISNRSMEVIHKVSLLVKTLNGLVHSINAIPKNELDRTQLTTREKLNRDIRLSVQEFQRCQSEFAGIRKQINEQAKISLSEQQEEAAGAAALEEEAAQQQHHIVIEREPINNEEFAYQQELIRKRDEEIANIERGIVELNEVFQDLGSIVQQQSELVDHIENNIYTAVTSTNHASNELSRALRYQRRSNRWCLYLLLALLALLFLIGVTVL; translated from the coding sequence ATGTCGATATTCAGCGAGGATACCCAGGAAGTGGCGCGGTATAGCGACAACCCGCAGTTTGAGGAATGGGGCACAGACATAGTGAGCAACCTGTTCGAGATGAACGGGCAGCTGGGCACGTTCCAGCACTTTATCAAGGGGCTGGAGTCGAACTATAGGAATGGGAAGGCCAATACGATGGTGGTGGAGAATATCAGCAACCGGTCGATGGAAGTTATACATAAGGTGTCTTTGCTGGTGAAGACCCTTAATGGGCTTGTGCATAGCATCAATGCCATACCAAAGAACGAGTTGGACAGGACCCAGCTCACGACCCGAGAAAAGCTGAACCGGGACATTCGGCTGTCAGTGCAGGAGTTCCAGAGGTGCCAGTCGGAGTTTGCGGGCATCAGGAAGCAGATCAATGAACAGGCCAAGATTTCGCTGAGCGAGCAACAGGAGGAagcggctggcgcagcgGCACTGGAAGAGGaggcggcgcagcagcagcaccacATTGTGATCGAGCGCGAGCCCATCAACAACGAGGAGTTTGCCTACCAGCAGGAGCTGATACGAAAGCGGGACGAGGAGATAGCCAACATCGAGCGTGGTATCGTTGAACTCAACGAGGTCTTCCAAGACTTGGGGTCCAtcgtgcagcagcagagcGAGCTGGTAGACCACATAGAAAACAACATATACACTGCGGTAACCAGCACGAACCATGCATCTAACGAACTGTCGCGCGCACTGAGATACCAGCGGCGTTCCAACAGGTGGTGCCTATATCTGCTTCTCGCTCTGCTGGCATTGCTCTTCCTGATCGGGGTGACAGTGCTTTAG
- the CKB2 gene encoding casein kinase 2 regulatory subunit CKB2 (Syntenic homolog of Saccharomyces cerevisiae YOR039W (CKB2)): MSERRLEEHGTAETADVEMADAVETNSTGSSDYVELWIDLFLGKKGHEYFCDVDTEYITDRFNLINLQKTVSKFTQVIQYMVDELDDTTLEAMSRTKLTQLEADARKLYGLIHARYIITIKGLQKMLQKYRDADFCRCPRVHCNFQPLLPVGLHDVPGIDCVKLYCPSCEDLYIPKSSRHSSIDGAYFGTSFPGMFLQAFPEVVPKHPTKRYVPKVFGFDLHKQAQLARWQELQRLKLERELIKKGVDLTKNGGYKK, from the coding sequence ATGTCTGAAAGGCGCTTAGAAGAGCACGGGACCGCGGAGACTGCGGACGTCGAGATGGCAGACGCAGTAGAGACCAATTCCACCGGGTCGAGCGACTATGTGGAGCTCTGGATCGACCTCTTCCTCGGCAAGAAGGGCCACGAGTACTTCTGCGACGTCGACACGGAGTACATCACGGACCGCTTCAACCTGATCAATCTGCAGAAGACCGTCAGCAAGTTCACGCAGGTGATCCAGTACATGGTGGACGAGCTCGACGACACGACGCTGGAGGCCATGTCGCGCACCAAGCTCACGCAGCTCGAGGCAGACGCGCGCAAGCTGTACGGACTGATCCACGCGCGCTACATCATCACCATCAAGGGCCTGCAGAAGATGCTGCAGAAGTACCGCGACGCGGATTTCTGCCGCTGCCCCCGCGTGCACTGCAACTtccagccgctgctgcccgtCGGCCTGCACGACGTGCCCGGCATCGACTGCGTCAAGCTCTACTGCCCCTCGTGCGAGGACCTCTACATCCCCAAGTCCTCGCGCCACAGCAGCATCGACGGCGCCTACTTCGGCACCAGCTTCCCCGGCATGTTCCTGCAGGCCTTCCCGGAGGTCGTGCCCAAGCACCCCACCAAGCGCTATGTACCCAAGGTCTTCGGCTTCGACCTGCACAAGCAGGCCCAGCTGGCCCGCTGGCAGGAGCTCCAGCGCTTGAAGCTCGAGCGCGAGCTCATCAAGAAGGGTGTCGACCTGACGAAGAACGGGGGCTACAAGAAATAG
- the MSW1 gene encoding tryptophan--tRNA ligase MSW1 (Syntenic homolog of Saccharomyces cerevisiae YDR268W (MSW1)) has protein sequence MVRYKDLSNLISSSGITMQIKCGSGLRQFVRKASTIQNIDYANRSLKLPDGAVVFSLIQPTGKFHLGNYLGAVRVWTELSEDAPAGGKCIFGTADLHAITIPKPDGNAFRQMRHEAIASLLAVGIDPTKSILFHQSQVPEHAELCWYLSTLTSMGALNRMTQWKTKANIKDTSSEKVGAVKLGLFTYPVLQAADVLLYKSTHIPVGEDQVQQLELTRQLAQAFNSTYKTRYFREPTTLLTPTRKVLSLQNPLKKMSKSDANQNSCICVTDEPDAIRRKIRSAVTDSIGHEFKYDPEGRPGVSNLINIVAGIQKKTIAAVEADIAGFKDHATFKNYVTDILVAELRGPREEFARYMNDKSYIYEVERNGAERAGAIAAKTLAEVRAIMGY, from the coding sequence ATGGTGAGATACAAAGACTTGAGTAATTTAATCAGTTCCTCGGGCATCACGATGCAGATCAAGTGCGGTTCGGGGCTACGGCAGTTCGTGAGGAAAGCTAGTACGATACAGAATATAGATTACGCCAACAGGTCGTTGAAGTTGCCTGATGGTGCCGTCGTCTTCAGTCTCATACAACCAACGGGAAAATTCCATCTGGGAAATTACCTCGGAGCTGTCCGTGTATGGACAGAGCTCTCCGAGGATGCACCAGCGGGTGGGAAGTGTATCTTCGGGACGGCGGACCTGCATGCCATCACCATCCCGAAGCCTGACGGCAATGCATTTCGCCAGATGAGACATGAAGCCATTGCATCTCTGCTTGCTGTTGGCATAGACCCTACCAAGTCCATTCTCTTCCATCAGTCGCAAGTGCCGGAGCATGCAGAGCTCTGCTGGTACTTGTCGACGCTGACTTCGATGGGCGCGCTGAACCGGATGACACAGTGGAAGACCAAGGCCAACATTAAGGACACCAGCTCGGAGAAAGTCGGAGCTGTAAAACTGGGGCTGTTCACGTACCCCGTGCTGCAAGCCGCCGATGTTCTGCTATACAAGTCTACGCATATCCCGGTGGGCGAAGACcaggtgcagcagctggagttgacgcgccagctggcgcaggcATTCAACAGCACTTATAAGACACGGTACTTCCGCGAGCCCACTACGCTGCTGACACCCACCAGGAAGGTGCTGAGCCTTCAGAACCCCCTGAAGAAGATGTCTAAAAGCGACGCTAACCAAAATTCGTGCATATGTGTCACAGACGAGCCGGATGCCATCAGGCGGAAGATCAGGAGCGCGGTCACTGATTCGATTGGCCATGAGTTTAAGTATGACCCAGAGGGCCGCCCTGGTGTATCTAATCTGATTAACATCGTAGCTGGCATCCAGAAGAAGACTATCGCGGCGGTGGAGGCAGATATTGCTGGATTTAAGGACCACGCAACTTTTAAAAACTATGTTACAGACATCCTAGTAGCTGAGCTGAGGGGGCCCAGAGAGGAGTTTGCCCGCTATATGAATGATAAATCATACATATACGAGGTTGAGCGCAATGGGGCTGAGCGAGCAGGTGCCATAGCTGCTAAAACCCTGGCAGAAGTCAGAGCGATAATGGGTTATTAG
- the CIA1 gene encoding iron-sulfur cluster assembly protein CIA1 (Syntenic homolog of Saccharomyces cerevisiae YDR267C (CIA1)): protein MPNLHLVRSLKLHGDRCWSVDISKGLLATGSADRKIKLVDVRNFKLVEELDDTAHKKAVRSVAWRPHCNVLAAGSFDTTVSIWGRDDDDYSGETELLAVIEGHENEVKSVAWSHDGAYLATCSRDKSVWIWEADELSEEFECNSVLQEHSQDVKHIVWHASRLLLASSSYDDTVRIWAEQDDDWECAAVLSGHGGTVWCSDFERAETGIRLCSGSDDTTVRIWRCLTDDADVFDKEWIQETVLPAVHTRAVYSVSWSADGLIASVGSDGVLAVYKEVQAGRWEVVARVDCAHTVYEINVVKWLALDGRVLLVTGGDDGCVNVWELREE, encoded by the coding sequence ATGCCCAACTTGCATCTAGTGCGATCATTGAAACTGCATGGCGACCGCTGTTGGTCAGTCGATATCTCAAAAGGCCTGCTTGCCACAGGGTCCGCGGACAGGAAGATCAAGCTCGTAGACGTCAGGAACTTCAAGCTCGTCGAGGAGCTCGATGACACTGCGCACAAGAAAGCCGTGAGGTCGGTGGCATGGAGGCCGCATTGCAATGTGCTTGCTGCTGGTTCTTTCGATACGACGGTGTCCATTTGGGGCAGGGATGACGATGACTACAGCGGCGAAACCGAGCTTCTGGCTGTGATAGAGGGGCACGAGAACGAGGTAAAATCCGTGGCCTGGTCGCACGATGGCGCGTACTTGGCGACGTGCTCTCGGGACAAAAGTGTGTGGATTTGGGAAGCAGATGAACTGAGCGAGGAGTTCGAGTGCAACAGTGTCTTGCAGGAGCACTCGCAGGACGTCAAGCACATTGTGTGGCATGCCAGCCGGCTTCTGCTGGCTTCCAGCTCGTACGACGACACGGTGCGGATATGGGCGGAGCAGGACGACGACTGGGAGTGCGCGGCGGTGTTGAGTGGGCATGGTGGCACGGTGTGGTGCTCCGACTTCGAGCGGGCCGAGACGGGCATCCGGCTGtgcagcggcagcgacgACACCACGGTGCGCATCTGGCGGTGCCTCACTGACGACGCCGACGTCTTCGACAAAGAGTGGATCCAAGAGACGGTCCTGCCGGCCGTGCATACGCGGGCTGTGTACAGCGTAAGTTGGAGCGCGGACGGGCTTATCGCGAGCGTTGGCTCGGATGGTGTGTTGGCGGTATACAAAGAGGTACAGGCTGGCCGGTGGGAAGTGGTAGCCCGCGTAGATTGCGCGCACACGGTCTACGAGATCAATGTGGTGAAATGGCTGGCGTTAGACGGGCGCGTTCTTTTGGTGACCGGCGGCGATGACGGCTGCGTGAACGTGTGGGAACTGCGGGAGGAGTAG
- the CCC2 gene encoding Cu(2+)-transporting P-type ATPase CCC2 (Syntenic homolog of Saccharomyces cerevisiae YDR270W (CCC2)) — protein sequence MEVTGLEAEMARMGNGSMAGTTAVLSVRGMTCAACVKTVDEAVRAVDGVVNAEVSLVTEECRVEYERKRVGLRQIVETIEDCGFEARVGGCAREEQVRRLARAEETAQWRRRAAQAWAAAAVMMGLYMVAPLEEALGPTPLAGLFWRDVAGLAVASGVLATAGRPFLRGLGALRHGRGTMDTLVALSSGVTYLFSVATICRGVWLGSADPPSTFLDTTVMLVAFICVGKLLESRARARAADSLARMVSSAPSMCTIRESGSDREVEVELLQAGDVVVMRPGTKLPADGTVLEGEAEVDESLMTGESTLVPKYPGSRVLCGSVNGAAGFLYRADLVGEETRLAGIVAAMKQAQLAKAPIQRYADFLASWFIPSVLILALLTFVCWMLICTLLATPPSIFNNSNRLYVCSRIAITVIVVACPCPLGLAAPTAIMVGTGLGAERGLLFKGGDVIETAAAVQAILFDKTGTLTTGKLTVHNFTSESKALTPDQWALVCAAERLSEHPIARAIVTYAEPYASPEAVARIVVLNHEVLVGLGVRCVLQLDGVEHRITIGSARLLPEGPSKFSGSTASFVAVNDVLLGRFDLSDSLREDAYEVVQALLSRGHYVGMVTGDNHEAAMHVSHALGIPLNNVFSERLPEGKCDVLRQLRQKYDYVAFIGDGINDSVALAESDLGISLSGNSDIVADAAGIVVLDHSSAPPLTRILYAIDLARATFNRVKLNIFWAVLYNSLMLPVSMGVLIPWGIQLPPMAAAAGMAMSSVSVVTSSLLLARWRPVPAASRKAAVGSWRNFFKKGPRADQVELQHLAPEV from the coding sequence ATGGAGGTAACAGGGCTTGAGGCAGAGATGGCTCGGATGGGCAACGGAAGCATGGCGGGGACTACGGCAGTGCTATCGGTGCGCGGAATGACCTGCGCGGCGTGCGTGAAGACGGTGGACGAAGCGGTCCGGGCGGTGGACGGAGTGGTGAACGCGGAGGTCTCGTTGGTGACGGAGGAGTGTCGGGTGGAGTACGAGCGCAAGCGGGTGGGGCTGCGGCAGATCGTGGAGACGATCGAGGACTGCGGGTTCGAGGCGCGGGTGGGCGGATGTGCGCGGGAGGAGCAGGTGCGGCGGCTCGCGCGGGCAGAGGAGACGGCGCagtggcggcggcgggcggcgcaggcgtgggccgcggcggcggtgaTGATGGGACTTTACATGGTGGCCCcgctggaggaggcgctgggGCCCACGCCGCTGGCGGGGCTGTTCTGGCGGGACGTGGCCGGGCTGGCGGTGGCGAGCGGCGTGCTGGCAACGGCGGGGCGGCCGTTTCTGCGGGGACtgggcgcgctgcggcaCGGACGGGGGACGATGGACACGCTGGTAGCGCTGTCCTCAGGGGTGACGTACCTGTTCTCGGTCGCGACGATCTGCCGGGGGGTGTGGCTGGGGAGCGCGGACCCGCCCAGCACGTTCCTGGACACGACGGTGATGCTGGTGGCGTTCATCTGTGTGGGCAAGCTGCTGGAGagccgcgcgcgcgcgcgcgcggcggacTCGCTGGCGCGGATGGTGTCGAGCGCGCCCAGCATGTGCACGATCCGCGAGTCGGGCAGCGACCGCGAGGTGGaggtggagctgctgcaggcgggCGACGTGGTGGTGATGAGGCCGGGCACGAAGCTGCCGGCGGACGGCACAGTGCTGGAGGGCGAGGCGGAGGTGGACGAGTCGCTGATGACGGGGGAGTCGACGCTGGTGCCCAAGTACCCCGGCAGCAGGGTGCTCTGCGGCTCTGTGAACGGCGCGGCAGGGTTCCTGTACCGCGCGGACCTGGTGGGCGAGGAGACACGCCTGGCGGGCATCGTTGCTGCGATGAAGCAGGCACAGCTCGCGAAGGCACCGATCCAGCGCTACGCGGACTTCCTGGCCTCGTGGTTCATTCCCAGCGTGCTGATCCTGGCGTTGCTGACTTTCGTATGCTGGATGCTCATCTGCACGCTTTTGGCGACGCCGCCATCCATCTTCAACAACTCCAACCGACTGTACGTCTGCTCGCGTATCGCGATTACCGTGATCGTGGTGGCCTGTCCGTGTCCGCTGGGGCTTGCAGCGCCCACCGCTATCATGGTCGGGACGGGGCTCGGCGCTGAACGCGGACTACTGTTCAAGGGCGGCGACGTGATAGAAACCGCCGCTGCTGTGCAGGCGATTTTGTTTGATAAAACGGGCACGCTGACCACCGGCAAGTTGACTGTACACAACTTCACCTCAGAGTCCAAGGCACTGACTCCGGACCAGTGGGCCCTGGTTTGCGCCGCGGAGCGCCTCAGCGAGCATCCGATTGCACGTGCGATCGTTACATATGCCGAACCATACGCTTCGCCGGAGGCCGTCGCGCGCATTGTTGTGCTAAATCACGAGGTCCTTGTGGGCCTAGGTGTGCGCTGTGTTTTGCAACTAGACGGCGTGGAGCATAGGATCACCATCGGCAGTGCACGCTTGCTGCCCGAAGGGCCATCGAAGTTTTCCGGTTCCACTGCGTCCTTTGTTGCTGTGAACGATGTTCTACTGGGACGCTTTGACCTTTCTGACTCCCTACGTGAGGACGCGTACGAAGTGGTCCAGGCGCTCCTTTCCCGCGGCCACTACGTCGGAATGGTTACTGGCGACAACCACGAGGCGGCGATGCATGTATCGCACGCTCTTGGAATCCCGCTCAACAATGTTTTCAGTGAACGTTTACCAGAGGGCAAGTGCGACGTTTtgcggcagctgcggcaaAAGTACGACTATGTTGCCTTTATCGGAGACGGCATCAACGACTCTGTGGCACTCGCTGAAAGCGACCTCGGTATTTCGCTGTCCGGCAACAGTGACATCGTTGCGGACGCCGCCGGAATCGTGGTTTTGGACCATTCCTCGGCGCCGCCGCTAACCCGCATTCTGTATGCCATCGATCTCGCGCGCGCCACGTTTAACCGCGTCAAGCTGAACATTTTCTGGGCAGTCCTGTACAATTCTCTCATGCTCCCAGTCAGCATGGGCGTCCTCATTCCGTGGGGCATACAATTGCCGCCCatggctgccgccgcgggTATGGCGATGAGCTCTGTGAGCGTGGTGACAAGCtccctgctgctggcgcgctGGAGACCAGTCCCTGCTGCGTCGCGCAAGGCCGCCGTGGGATCCTGGCGCAACTTCTTCAAAAAAGGTCCACGGGCGGACCAAGTCGAGCTTCAACATCTCGCGCCCGAAGTATGA